Proteins encoded together in one Flavobacteriales bacterium window:
- the rlmN gene encoding 23S rRNA (adenine(2503)-C(2))-methyltransferase RlmN — protein sequence MAAPSDIRSLTLDEIKSLVTELGEKPYRAKQLWEWLWKKKARAWDDMSDLPKAFRAALAERTVLRPLVLAEEQRSNDGTVKCAFKTWDGHVVEGVLIPTPTRLTACISSQIGCSLTCSFCATGKLKRIRNLDAGEIVDQVALIDALAHKYYKQGLTNIVYMGMGEPLLNYANTLRSAERISAEDGLGMSAKRITVSTAGIAKMIRKLADDGTKFNLALSLHAANDAKRDRIMPINEQNTLAELKDALRYYTRTTRQPVTFEYILLRGFNDSLADAQELVRYASDVHAKVNLIEYNPIDAGGFGRTDAQDAEAFQQYLHKKGIIARIRRSRGRDIDAACGQLANKNEPALKEGERVMK from the coding sequence GTGGCCGCCCCATCCGACATCCGCTCCCTCACCCTCGACGAGATCAAGTCCCTCGTCACGGAGCTGGGCGAGAAGCCCTACCGCGCCAAGCAGCTCTGGGAGTGGCTCTGGAAGAAGAAGGCCCGCGCGTGGGACGACATGAGCGACCTGCCCAAGGCCTTCCGCGCGGCGCTGGCTGAGCGCACGGTGCTACGTCCGCTCGTTCTTGCCGAAGAGCAGCGCAGCAACGATGGCACGGTGAAATGCGCCTTCAAGACCTGGGACGGCCATGTGGTGGAAGGCGTGCTCATTCCCACGCCCACACGCTTGACGGCCTGCATCAGCAGCCAGATCGGTTGCAGCCTCACGTGCAGCTTCTGCGCCACCGGCAAGCTCAAACGCATCCGCAACCTCGACGCGGGCGAGATCGTGGATCAGGTGGCGCTGATAGACGCGCTCGCGCACAAGTACTACAAGCAAGGCCTCACCAACATCGTGTACATGGGCATGGGTGAGCCCCTGCTCAACTACGCCAACACGCTGCGCAGCGCCGAGCGCATCAGCGCCGAGGACGGCCTGGGCATGAGCGCCAAGCGCATCACCGTGAGCACCGCGGGCATCGCCAAGATGATCCGCAAGCTGGCCGATGATGGCACGAAGTTCAACCTGGCGCTCAGCCTGCATGCGGCCAACGATGCGAAGCGCGATCGCATCATGCCCATCAACGAGCAGAACACGCTGGCCGAGCTGAAGGACGCTTTGCGCTACTACACGCGCACCACGCGCCAGCCCGTCACCTTCGAGTACATCCTCCTGCGCGGCTTCAACGACTCCCTGGCCGACGCCCAGGAGCTGGTGCGCTATGCCAGCGACGTGCACGCCAAGGTGAACCTCATCGAGTACAACCCGATCGACGCCGGCGGGTTCGGCCGTACCGATGCACAGGATGCCGAGGCCTTCCAGCAATACCTGCACAAGAAGGGCATCATCGCCCGCATCCGCCGCAGCCGTGGACGCGACATCGACGCCGCCTGCGGCCAACTGGCCAACAAGAACGAGCCGGCGCTGAAGGAGGGGGAACGTGTGATGAAGTGA
- a CDS encoding DNRLRE domain-containing protein, with product MMNPPTPSLLSACIALAFSAIAEAQTTVISINDGIGEDLFVHSGVAVQNTNFSNVEALNVYAWTNGGVFGIKRAFLRFDLSIVPAGAVVTAARLSLFFNPDDAIESVDEHSGDNSWVLQRVVGSWDPTITTWNTQPTVTAQNAVTVPATTSSTQDFENIDVTTLVQDMIVAGESGFRVSLVDEQLYRMLILASGEDTDANRHPRLEVDYTLTSLSLAEFTSVPPFNANWQVDGALRIEVNGALPPDTWLELVDSWGRTLASTSISDRITVMRPANITPGAYTLVLQTKEGRSVVRLVRADRSQE from the coding sequence ATGATGAACCCACCGACGCCATCCCTTCTTTCAGCTTGCATCGCTCTGGCCTTTTCGGCGATCGCTGAAGCACAAACCACGGTCATTTCCATCAATGATGGTATTGGTGAGGACCTGTTCGTACATAGCGGGGTTGCTGTCCAGAACACGAATTTCAGTAACGTGGAGGCGTTGAACGTCTATGCTTGGACGAACGGCGGTGTGTTTGGAATTAAACGAGCTTTTCTGAGGTTCGATCTCTCGATCGTGCCTGCTGGAGCTGTGGTCACAGCGGCCCGGCTTTCCCTTTTCTTTAATCCGGATGATGCGATAGAGTCGGTCGACGAACATAGCGGGGACAATTCGTGGGTGTTGCAGCGCGTGGTCGGGTCATGGGATCCGACCATAACCACTTGGAACACTCAACCCACGGTGACCGCCCAGAACGCGGTGACCGTACCGGCGACGACATCAAGCACTCAGGATTTCGAGAATATCGATGTCACCACGCTGGTGCAGGACATGATCGTCGCAGGCGAAAGTGGCTTTCGCGTAAGCTTGGTCGACGAACAGCTCTATCGCATGCTAATCCTAGCCTCCGGAGAGGACACCGATGCGAATCGACATCCTCGATTGGAGGTCGATTACACGTTGACCTCGCTGAGCTTGGCGGAGTTTACCTCGGTCCCACCCTTCAATGCGAATTGGCAGGTCGACGGTGCACTGCGCATCGAGGTGAATGGGGCACTGCCTCCGGATACATGGCTCGAACTGGTTGATTCTTGGGGCAGGACTTTGGCCTCCACATCCATTTCGGACCGCATCACTGTCATGCGCCCTGCCAATATCACACCAGGCGCCTATACATTGGTGCTGCAGACCAAGGAGGGTCGTTCCGTCGTTCGCCTCGTGCGCGCTGATCGATCGCAGGAGTAG
- a CDS encoding 2-C-methyl-D-erythritol 4-phosphate cytidylyltransferase → MKKHTIIVAGGSGKRLGGSVPKQFQTVKGRPLLMWTIEAFHRYDPTMRLIVVLPREHFDIWKALCMGHRFHIAHEVVAGGEQRWHSVKAGLAKVQGDGLVAVHDGVRPLVSAALIDRCFATAAAQAAAIPVVPVVPSIRETTAEGSRSLDRSKLLAVQTPQCFHADLLRMAFEQPYDPAFTDEATLVERLGVKVALVEGEEQNMKVTTPFDLILAEAVLG, encoded by the coding sequence GTGAAGAAGCACACGATCATAGTGGCCGGTGGCAGCGGCAAGCGCCTGGGCGGGTCCGTGCCCAAGCAGTTCCAGACCGTGAAAGGACGGCCGCTGCTGATGTGGACCATCGAGGCCTTCCACCGCTACGATCCCACCATGCGGCTCATCGTGGTGCTGCCGCGGGAGCACTTCGACATCTGGAAGGCCCTGTGCATGGGACACCGGTTCCACATCGCCCATGAGGTGGTGGCCGGTGGCGAGCAGCGCTGGCACAGCGTGAAGGCCGGACTGGCCAAGGTGCAGGGTGATGGGCTCGTGGCGGTGCATGATGGCGTGCGCCCGCTCGTGAGCGCCGCACTGATCGACCGCTGTTTCGCCACGGCCGCGGCGCAGGCCGCCGCCATCCCCGTGGTGCCCGTGGTGCCGAGCATCCGCGAGACCACCGCCGAGGGCTCGCGATCGCTCGACCGCTCGAAACTGCTGGCCGTGCAAACGCCGCAGTGCTTCCACGCCGATCTGTTGCGCATGGCCTTCGAGCAGCCCTACGATCCCGCCTTCACCGATGAAGCCACGCTCGTGGAGCGCTTGGGCGTGAAGGTGGCGCTGGTGGAAGGGGAGGAGCAGAACATGAAAGTGACCACACCGTTCGATCTGATATTGGCGGAAGCAGTACTAGGATAG
- the queA gene encoding tRNA preQ1(34) S-adenosylmethionine ribosyltransferase-isomerase QueA produces MKLTAFKFNLPKEQIALYPTKDRDGSKLMVLHRKDGKIEHKKFKDILNYFDEGDTFILNDTKVFPARMWGNKEKTGAKIEVFMLRELNRDSLLWDVIVDPARKIRIGNKLYFGKDDELVAEVIDNTTSRGRTLRFLFDGTYEEFKQAITEMGETPLPRYIKRDTEPSDAERYQTIFARHEGAVAAPTAGLHFSRELMKRMELKGIHFAHVTLHVGLGTFRPVEVEDLTKHKMDSEQAIITKEACDIVNRAKDTRKKVCCVGTTTMRAIESSVSTQNHLKPFNGWTNKFIFPPYDFSIADRMITNFHMPESTLLMQVAAFGGYDHVWNAYKVALKDKYRFLSYGDAMLIV; encoded by the coding sequence ATGAAGCTCACCGCGTTCAAGTTCAACCTACCCAAGGAGCAGATCGCCCTCTACCCCACCAAGGACCGCGACGGCAGCAAGCTGATGGTCCTTCACCGCAAGGACGGCAAGATCGAGCACAAGAAGTTCAAGGACATCCTCAACTACTTCGACGAGGGCGACACCTTCATCCTGAACGACACCAAGGTGTTCCCCGCGCGCATGTGGGGCAACAAGGAGAAGACCGGTGCCAAGATCGAGGTGTTCATGCTGCGCGAGCTCAACCGCGACAGCCTTCTGTGGGACGTGATCGTGGATCCGGCGCGCAAGATCCGCATCGGCAACAAGCTCTACTTCGGCAAGGACGACGAGCTGGTGGCGGAGGTGATCGACAACACCACGAGCCGCGGCCGCACGCTGCGCTTCCTGTTCGACGGCACCTACGAGGAGTTCAAGCAGGCCATCACCGAGATGGGCGAGACGCCGCTGCCGCGCTACATCAAGCGGGACACGGAGCCCAGCGACGCGGAGCGGTACCAGACCATCTTCGCCCGGCACGAGGGCGCCGTGGCCGCCCCCACCGCCGGCCTGCACTTCAGCCGCGAGCTGATGAAGCGCATGGAGCTCAAGGGCATCCACTTCGCGCACGTTACCCTGCACGTGGGCCTGGGCACCTTCCGCCCCGTGGAGGTGGAGGACCTCACCAAGCACAAGATGGACAGCGAGCAGGCCATCATCACCAAGGAGGCCTGCGACATCGTGAACCGCGCCAAGGACACCCGCAAGAAGGTGTGCTGCGTGGGTACCACCACCATGCGCGCCATCGAGAGCAGCGTCAGCACGCAGAACCACCTGAAGCCCTTCAACGGCTGGACCAACAAGTTCATCTTCCCGCCCTACGACTTCAGCATCGCCGACCGGATGATCACCAACTTCCACATGCCCGAGAGCACCCTGCTGATGCAGGTGGCCGCCTTCGGGGGCTACGACCATGTGTGGAACGCCTACAAGGTGGCCCTGAAGGACAAGTACCGCTTCCTGAGCTACGGCGACGCGATGCTCATCGTCTGA
- the truB gene encoding tRNA pseudouridine(55) synthase TruB, whose translation MANTDPIDLEGGGLLLVDKPVGWTSFDVVGKLRGALNSLAGRRVKVGHAGTLDPLASGLLVLAYGRRTKDLPNLTGLDKTYEGTLTLGGVTPSQDAETPVGEALPWEHLDRAAVEAVLPRFTGDLLQRPPMYSAKHHQGERAYFLARDGRPVEMEPVRVTVHELMLLGMEGPQVHFTTTVSKGTYIRTLAHDIGQALGCGAWLSALRRTRIAELDVADALPPVELAQLIAPR comes from the coding sequence ATGGCCAACACCGACCCCATCGACCTGGAGGGCGGCGGCCTGCTGCTGGTGGACAAGCCTGTGGGCTGGACCAGCTTCGATGTGGTGGGCAAGCTGCGCGGCGCGCTCAACTCCCTGGCCGGCCGCCGTGTGAAGGTGGGCCACGCCGGCACGCTGGACCCGCTCGCCAGCGGGCTGCTGGTGCTGGCGTACGGAAGGCGGACCAAGGACCTCCCCAACCTCACCGGCCTGGACAAGACCTACGAAGGCACGCTCACCCTCGGGGGGGTGACCCCTTCGCAGGACGCGGAGACCCCGGTGGGCGAGGCCCTGCCTTGGGAGCATCTCGACCGGGCCGCAGTGGAAGCGGTGTTGCCTCGGTTCACCGGCGACCTGCTGCAGCGGCCACCCATGTACAGCGCCAAGCACCACCAGGGCGAACGGGCCTACTTCCTGGCCCGCGACGGCCGTCCCGTGGAGATGGAGCCCGTGCGGGTGACCGTGCATGAGCTGATGCTGCTGGGCATGGAAGGGCCCCAGGTGCACTTCACCACCACCGTGAGCAAGGGCACCTACATCCGCACCCTGGCCCACGACATCGGGCAGGCCCTGGGCTGCGGTGCCTGGCTCAGCGCCCTGCGCCGCACCCGCATCGCCGAGCTCGACGTGGCCGACGCCCTGCCGCCGGTGGAACTGGCCCAGCTGATCGCCCCCCGCTGA
- a CDS encoding undecaprenyl-diphosphate phosphatase → MGILEAIVLAIIEGLTEFLPVSSTGHMIIGSTLMGIAQDDFVKLFTVAIQFGAILSVVVLYWKRFFQSFDLYLKLLAGFIPAVIMGLLFKDHIDALLENVTVVALALLAGGVVFLFIERWAPGGTGTGPQTVSYRQAVIIGCFQCLAMVPGVSRSAATLIGGMAQGLTRKHAAEFSFLLAVPTMFAATAKSLWDYLDDGGAFTGEHLRLFAIGNAVAFVVAVLAIKGFIAYLQQRGLAAFGWYRIAVGGVLLVLMALGIPLHLV, encoded by the coding sequence ATGGGGATCCTGGAGGCCATCGTCCTGGCCATCATCGAGGGCCTCACGGAGTTCCTGCCCGTGAGCAGCACCGGCCACATGATCATCGGCTCCACGCTGATGGGCATCGCGCAGGACGACTTCGTGAAGCTCTTCACGGTGGCCATCCAGTTCGGCGCCATCCTCAGCGTGGTGGTGCTCTATTGGAAGCGCTTCTTCCAGAGCTTCGACCTCTACCTGAAGCTCCTGGCCGGCTTCATCCCGGCCGTGATCATGGGCCTGCTGTTCAAGGACCACATCGATGCGCTGCTGGAGAACGTGACCGTGGTGGCCCTGGCGCTGCTGGCCGGCGGCGTGGTGTTCCTGTTCATCGAGCGCTGGGCCCCCGGCGGCACGGGCACCGGGCCGCAGACGGTGAGCTACCGACAGGCCGTGATCATCGGTTGTTTCCAGTGCCTGGCCATGGTGCCCGGTGTATCCCGCTCGGCGGCCACCCTCATCGGCGGCATGGCCCAGGGCCTCACCCGCAAGCACGCCGCGGAGTTCAGCTTCCTGCTGGCCGTGCCCACCATGTTCGCCGCCACCGCCAAAAGCCTCTGGGACTACCTGGACGACGGCGGCGCCTTCACCGGCGAGCACCTGCGCCTTTTCGCCATCGGCAATGCCGTGGCCTTCGTGGTGGCCGTGCTGGCCATCAAGGGCTTCATCGCCTACCTGCAGCAGCGCGGCCTGGCCGCCTTCGGCTGGTACCGCATCGCCGTGGGCGGCGTGCTCCTGGTGCTGATGGCCTTGGGCATCCCCCTGCACCTGGTGTGA
- a CDS encoding DUF3098 domain-containing protein: MAAHNDNEMPFTRVNYRLLVIGLGIVVLGFILMAGGGTGDPNAFDPEAIFSPRRITVAPLVALAGYLFIFYAILKRPAR; this comes from the coding sequence ATGGCCGCGCACAACGACAACGAGATGCCCTTCACCCGCGTGAACTACCGCCTGCTGGTGATCGGCCTGGGCATCGTGGTGCTGGGCTTCATCCTGATGGCCGGCGGCGGCACCGGCGACCCCAACGCCTTCGACCCCGAGGCCATCTTCAGCCCCCGCCGCATCACCGTGGCCCCGCTCGTGGCCCTGGCCGGCTACCTCTTCATCTTCTACGCCATCCTGAAGCGCCCGGCGCGGTAG
- a CDS encoding cell division protein FtsX produces the protein MERPYRRRTRTATVGTVVGIALVLFMLGVLGFLVLNARALDRYFKEHVRVDVFLKRGLKETDVMQYRKALDTEPWVLETRYVTADEAAEQLKQDLGEDFLGVLGSNPLLASIELRLAATHAHPDSVQWTVERLQHDPRTHEVAYNAAVVRNIQANMNKLGLAVLGFSVLLLIIAVALINNTIRLAVYSQRFLIRTMHLVGATRWFIQRPFLGQSLWQGVLSAVLAIGLLVLTLRLVLRTVPDLLAFTDATTLALLFAAVLLLGLLISLASTWFAVRRYLRMSAEDIHWS, from the coding sequence ATGGAGCGACCCTACCGGCGCCGCACGCGCACGGCCACGGTGGGCACCGTGGTGGGCATCGCGCTGGTGCTCTTCATGCTGGGGGTGCTGGGCTTCCTGGTCCTCAACGCCCGCGCCCTGGACCGCTACTTCAAGGAGCACGTGCGGGTGGACGTGTTCCTCAAGCGCGGGCTGAAGGAGACCGACGTGATGCAGTACCGCAAGGCGCTGGACACCGAGCCGTGGGTGCTGGAGACGCGGTACGTGACGGCCGACGAAGCGGCCGAGCAGCTGAAGCAGGACCTGGGCGAGGACTTCCTGGGCGTGCTGGGCAGCAACCCGCTGCTGGCGAGCATCGAGCTGCGGCTGGCCGCCACGCACGCCCATCCGGACAGCGTGCAGTGGACCGTGGAACGGCTGCAGCACGACCCCCGCACGCATGAAGTGGCCTACAACGCGGCGGTGGTGCGCAATATCCAGGCGAACATGAACAAGCTGGGCCTGGCGGTGCTGGGCTTCAGCGTGCTGCTCCTCATCATCGCCGTGGCCTTGATCAACAACACCATCCGCCTGGCGGTGTACAGCCAGCGCTTCCTGATCCGCACCATGCACCTGGTGGGCGCCACCCGGTGGTTCATCCAGCGGCCCTTCCTGGGGCAGAGCCTGTGGCAGGGCGTGCTCAGCGCCGTGCTGGCCATCGGCCTGCTGGTGCTCACCCTGCGCCTGGTGCTGCGCACGGTGCCCGACCTGCTGGCCTTCACCGACGCCACCACCCTGGCGCTGCTCTTCGCCGCCGTGCTGCTGCTGGGCCTGCTGATCTCCCTGGCCAGCACCTGGTTCGCCGTGCGGCGCTACCTTCGCATGTCCGCCGAGGACATCCACTGGAGCTGA
- a CDS encoding DUF3108 domain-containing protein — protein MIRHGLLFGLLALGFGPGRAQAPMPVVAMGGGAGLRTVDHNAFQPGEKLTYVVHYGLMDAGEAVLELQESDLRMEGRPLLHAKGVGRSLGAFNLFYKVDDRYDTWFDRDGVFPWIFKRSVSEGGYEFTQDYVYLQHKQVVTTQKQRSHAVPLHVQDMLSAFYYARTLDLSVITEGQEFTIPCFLDDELWPLRMRYVGRETIKIRNGRYRCLKFQPVVQEGRIFATNDDLNVWITDDGNRIPVLAQAKVLVGSIKMELSAHEGLVHPIAQVK, from the coding sequence ATGATCCGTCACGGTCTGCTGTTCGGTCTTCTGGCCCTGGGCTTCGGTCCGGGCCGCGCGCAAGCGCCCATGCCTGTGGTGGCGATGGGCGGCGGGGCCGGGCTTCGCACTGTGGACCACAACGCCTTCCAGCCCGGCGAGAAGCTCACCTACGTGGTGCACTACGGCCTGATGGACGCCGGCGAGGCCGTGCTGGAACTGCAGGAGAGCGACCTGCGCATGGAGGGGCGTCCGCTGCTGCATGCCAAAGGTGTCGGCCGCAGCCTCGGGGCCTTCAACCTGTTCTACAAGGTGGACGACCGCTACGACACCTGGTTCGACCGCGATGGCGTGTTCCCCTGGATCTTCAAACGCAGCGTGAGCGAAGGTGGCTACGAGTTCACCCAGGACTATGTGTACCTGCAGCACAAGCAGGTGGTGACCACCCAGAAGCAACGCTCCCACGCCGTGCCCCTGCACGTGCAGGACATGCTCAGCGCCTTCTACTACGCCCGCACGCTGGACCTGTCCGTCATCACTGAAGGGCAGGAGTTCACCATCCCCTGCTTCCTGGACGATGAGCTCTGGCCGCTGCGCATGCGCTATGTGGGCCGCGAGACGATCAAGATCCGCAACGGCCGCTACCGCTGCCTGAAGTTCCAGCCCGTGGTGCAGGAGGGCCGCATCTTCGCCACCAACGACGACCTCAACGTGTGGATCACCGACGACGGCAACAGGATCCCGGTGCTGGCGCAGGCCAAGGTGCTGGTGGGCTCCATCAAGATGGAGCTGAGCGCCCACGAAGGGCTGGTGCACCCGATCGCCCAGGTGAAGTAG
- a CDS encoding peptidoglycan DD-metalloendopeptidase family protein, protein MRRIRLWGSMTGLLLLVLGIVMTVDLAPPVEYVPEPVSALAEDTVPDPPSAYGIPLDGFVVERGQVRSGSTFGDLLAAHGVPYPLVDSLVRMAEGTFDVRRMRAGHPIAFIFTDDAHRQLRYFVYEADAVEQVVFTTTLPLDVHVHRRPVSTAERAVEVKVTGALYNDLARAGVDPLLSLQLAEVFAWTVDFYRIQKGDRFTVVFLERHVDGTPYGDPQVLAARYSSGGQEREAFHFAPDSAKGGYFDAEGNSLRKAFLKAPLKYSRISSGFTKRRFHPVQKRFKAHLGTDYAAPYGTPILAVGDGVVEKAGYTAGNGNYVKLRHNGTYSTQYLHMRRILVRAGQRVRQGETIGEVGSTGLATGPHVCFRFWKDGRQVDHRREEFPSAEPVAAEHRATFQRERDRLMSALAQAGGKEVQSVVF, encoded by the coding sequence ATGAGGAGGATCCGACTGTGGGGCTCAATGACCGGCCTGTTGCTGCTGGTGCTGGGCATCGTGATGACCGTCGACCTGGCGCCGCCGGTGGAGTACGTGCCCGAGCCGGTGTCGGCCCTGGCGGAGGACACCGTTCCCGATCCTCCGAGCGCCTACGGCATCCCGCTGGACGGCTTCGTGGTGGAGCGCGGCCAGGTGCGCAGTGGCAGCACCTTCGGCGACCTGCTGGCCGCGCACGGGGTGCCGTATCCGTTGGTGGACAGCCTGGTGCGGATGGCCGAAGGCACCTTCGATGTGCGGCGCATGCGGGCCGGCCACCCCATCGCCTTCATCTTCACCGACGACGCCCACCGCCAGCTACGCTACTTCGTGTACGAGGCCGATGCCGTGGAGCAGGTGGTCTTCACCACCACCCTTCCGCTGGACGTGCATGTGCACCGCCGGCCGGTGTCCACCGCAGAGCGCGCCGTGGAGGTGAAGGTCACCGGGGCGTTGTACAATGACCTGGCGCGCGCGGGCGTGGACCCGCTGCTGAGCCTTCAGCTGGCCGAGGTCTTCGCCTGGACCGTGGACTTCTACCGCATCCAGAAGGGCGACCGCTTCACCGTGGTCTTCCTCGAGCGCCACGTGGACGGTACGCCCTACGGCGATCCGCAGGTGCTGGCGGCACGCTACAGCAGCGGTGGCCAGGAGCGCGAGGCCTTCCACTTCGCTCCGGACAGCGCGAAGGGCGGCTACTTCGACGCGGAGGGCAACAGCCTGCGCAAGGCCTTCCTGAAGGCGCCGTTGAAGTACAGCCGCATCAGCTCGGGCTTCACCAAGCGGCGCTTCCATCCGGTGCAGAAGCGCTTCAAGGCCCACCTGGGCACGGACTACGCGGCACCCTACGGCACCCCCATCCTGGCGGTGGGCGACGGCGTGGTGGAGAAAGCGGGCTACACGGCGGGCAACGGCAACTACGTGAAGCTGCGCCACAACGGCACCTACAGCACGCAGTACCTGCACATGCGCAGGATCCTGGTGCGAGCGGGTCAGCGGGTGCGCCAGGGCGAGACCATCGGCGAGGTCGGCAGCACGGGCCTGGCCACAGGGCCGCATGTGTGCTTCCGCTTCTGGAAGGACGGCCGCCAGGTGGACCACCGCCGCGAGGAGTTCCCCAGCGCCGAGCCGGTGGCGGCCGAGCACCGTGCCACCTTCCAACGCGAGCGCGACCGCCTGATGTCGGCGCTGGCCCAAGCCGGCGGCAAGGAGGTTCAGTCCGTCGTGTTCTGA
- a CDS encoding transcriptional regulator, which produces MPFAPLDPVLHNQLRLAVVSLLVSVESADFNFLLEKTGATRGNLSVQISKLKESGYIHVTKGMRDNYPNTMCRLTPHHWSCCAAKAPGRTGGPATSMSPAWWC; this is translated from the coding sequence ATGCCCTTCGCGCCGCTTGATCCCGTCCTTCACAACCAGTTGCGGCTGGCGGTGGTGAGCTTGCTCGTTTCCGTGGAGAGCGCGGACTTCAACTTCCTGCTGGAAAAGACCGGTGCCACGCGCGGCAACCTCAGTGTGCAGATCAGCAAGCTGAAGGAGTCCGGCTACATCCATGTGACCAAGGGCATGCGCGACAACTATCCCAACACCATGTGCCGGCTGACGCCGCATCACTGGTCCTGCTGCGCCGCAAAGGCACCTGGGCGCACCGGAGGACCGGCTACGTCTATGTCGCCAGCATGGTGGTGTTGA